Proteins encoded within one genomic window of Candidatus Latescibacterota bacterium:
- a CDS encoding MFS transporter gives MIKGRPGLDSTMRVPSDHYADVGKRDGMASYWKSNRRAIAGWAIYDWANSAFATTVIAGFYPVFFNQYWSTGVETTTTTARLGLINSIAGLVVAVLAPFIGAIADRSSSRKRFLIFFAYMGAALTSSLYLVNSGRWVAASIIYILASIGFSGGMVFYDSMLKDVSHRKNADMISSLGYSLGYLGGGVLFAINVWMTVSPARFGLSDASEAVKFSFLTVGIWWAVFTIPLILFVREKESGSGRCDLETIRSGIKEILSTFREIRSLRPILLFLLAYWFYIDGVDTIVRMAVDYGLSIGLERKDLILALLITQFVGFPSALGFGILGRKVGAEKAIFIALIVYLGVTVWASMMTSRAEFYALAVIIGLVQGGIQALSRSYYSRMIPEGKSAEYFGFYNMTGKFAAVLGPILMGGVGLAARRAGLGVGVATRISILSLSLLFITGGVLLFISRRKSDA, from the coding sequence TTGATTAAAGGACGCCCTGGATTAGACTCCACGATGAGGGTGCCTTCGGATCATTACGCGGATGTCGGGAAGAGAGATGGAATGGCGAGTTACTGGAAATCGAACAGAAGAGCAATAGCTGGATGGGCGATTTATGATTGGGCAAACAGTGCGTTTGCAACTACTGTGATCGCTGGGTTTTACCCGGTGTTCTTCAACCAATACTGGAGCACTGGAGTTGAGACTACAACGACTACGGCGAGGCTAGGGCTCATCAATTCTATCGCCGGCCTCGTTGTTGCTGTTCTGGCGCCTTTCATCGGAGCGATAGCCGACAGGTCATCTTCCCGCAAACGTTTCCTCATATTTTTTGCCTATATGGGGGCCGCGCTTACCTCGTCGCTCTATCTTGTGAACTCAGGCCGATGGGTGGCTGCTTCGATCATCTATATACTTGCTTCGATCGGGTTTTCCGGGGGGATGGTATTCTATGATTCCATGCTGAAGGACGTGTCGCATCGAAAGAATGCCGACATGATATCCTCGCTGGGATATTCACTTGGTTATCTGGGTGGTGGAGTACTTTTCGCGATCAATGTATGGATGACCGTCTCACCAGCGAGATTCGGATTGTCTGACGCCAGCGAAGCGGTGAAATTCTCCTTTCTGACAGTGGGGATATGGTGGGCTGTATTCACGATCCCACTGATCCTGTTTGTCAGGGAAAAAGAGAGCGGAAGCGGCAGGTGTGACCTGGAAACGATCCGGTCGGGTATTAAGGAGATCCTGTCTACATTTCGTGAGATAAGGAGTCTCCGTCCGATCCTGCTTTTTCTCCTTGCCTACTGGTTTTATATAGATGGTGTTGACACGATAGTCAGAATGGCTGTCGATTATGGCCTCTCTATCGGTCTGGAGAGAAAGGATCTTATCCTTGCTCTTCTCATAACCCAGTTTGTAGGATTTCCTTCCGCGCTGGGATTCGGGATACTTGGTAGAAAAGTAGGGGCGGAAAAAGCAATATTCATTGCTCTGATCGTCTACCTTGGTGTCACGGTGTGGGCTTCGATGATGACTTCCAGGGCAGAATTCTACGCGCTTGCCGTGATCATCGGCCTGGTGCAGGGAGGGATCCAGGCTCTGAGTCGCTCATATTACTCAAGGATGATACCGGAAGGTAAATCTGCTGAATATTTTGGGTTCTACAACATGACAGGAAAGTTTGCCGCGGTACTGGGGCCTATTCTCATGGGAGGGGTCGGACTGGCCGCCAGAAGGGCCGGTCTTGGGGTCGGTGTCGCAACAAGGATCAGTATATTATCGTTGTCACTGCTCTTTATTACCGGAGGAGTTCTCCTGTTTATTTCCCGCCGCAAGTCTGATGCATGA
- a CDS encoding PAS domain S-box protein produces the protein MDDRTTGQRDNGLSFSRGAEWRLLALKTVLPIFLTVILFISTIYIIALPALRRAMMDSKKEMISELANTAWGLLIDYNARVESGELSVAEAQERAIDRIGALRYGPEREDYFWINDMRPVMIMHPYRTDLVGKDLSDFKDPEGNHLFIDFVDTVQDGGEGFVEYLWQWKSDSTRIVPKYSFVKGFTPWGWIVGTGMYVEDVYAEIDLITRRVNFIFFIILALVLLLSFFIIIERREIERKRLRTEESLLMSERKFRSISSSAMDAVVMMDHMGDVSFWNEAAEKIFGYKAEEVTGKPIHDAVLPPDSDTNHMEIMEEFRKTGQSRLFGEVLSMIAGRKDGSRFPVEMTISPVMIEGKVNVVGIIRDVSKRIDAEKRLRESRERWTLHIDNTPLGFIQWDTDFRVIEWNPAAEAIFGYSLEEASGRRSDELVIPEDVIPSVADVWQKLLKQRGGTRSTNENITKDGRVILCDWFNTTLVNDDGKVIGVSSLIRDVTEIRKAEEDIRKQSAALEQAFDGIAVVGMDDRIQFVNTSWARMHGYTAEELTGQDYSISHTEEQSRGEVALLLKELERNGGASAEVGHRRKDESVFPSRMTLSRLMDERGKPAGIIVTVQDISERKKLLSQLLQSQRVESIGLLAGGIAHDFNNLLSPILGYSEMLLTELSPEDPRADDITQIKMAAERGRDLTRQLLAFGRKQMLEVKKVDMCGILTGFEKILRRTIREDIVLEINLLMEPAMIEVDVTQIEMILMNLAVNAMDAMPNGGRITITVSETLLEESSIQMRPGTVPGRYVELSFSDTGEGMDEETASRVFEPFYTTKEQGKGTGLGLSTVYGIVQQHKGNIWLYSEKNIGTTFRIYLPKVEVVSPAVNEDKKALSEEVGGSETILVVEDEDIVRALVSRILTRCGYRVIQYARPVECLRSLQSFSDRIDLLLTDVVMPGMNGRELYDKLAGKIPGLRVIYMSGYTDDVIVHQGIIDDGVEYIQKPFSNNDLSLKIRKSLDTAGPTTAV, from the coding sequence ATGGACGATAGAACAACAGGGCAACGCGACAATGGCCTCTCCTTTTCACGTGGGGCCGAGTGGCGTCTACTCGCACTCAAGACCGTTCTGCCGATATTTCTCACAGTAATACTTTTCATTTCCACGATTTATATCATCGCTCTTCCAGCGTTGCGCAGGGCAATGATGGATTCCAAGAAAGAGATGATCAGTGAACTGGCGAATACTGCCTGGGGACTACTGATCGATTATAACGCTCGAGTGGAATCTGGCGAACTGAGTGTCGCTGAAGCTCAGGAGAGGGCGATAGACAGGATCGGAGCACTCCGGTACGGGCCTGAGCGTGAGGATTATTTCTGGATCAACGATATGCGTCCTGTGATGATCATGCATCCTTACAGGACCGATCTGGTGGGTAAGGATCTCAGTGATTTTAAGGATCCGGAAGGCAATCATCTATTCATCGATTTTGTCGACACTGTGCAAGATGGAGGAGAAGGTTTTGTAGAGTATCTGTGGCAATGGAAGTCGGACAGCACCCGTATCGTTCCAAAATATTCTTTTGTAAAAGGATTCACGCCCTGGGGATGGATAGTCGGTACCGGCATGTATGTCGAGGACGTCTACGCGGAGATCGATCTTATCACCAGACGCGTCAATTTCATCTTTTTCATCATATTGGCTCTCGTACTATTGCTTTCATTCTTCATAATAATAGAGCGTCGGGAAATAGAGAGAAAGCGTTTGAGGACCGAGGAATCGCTTCTGATGAGTGAAAGGAAATTCAGGAGCATCAGTTCGTCGGCAATGGATGCGGTCGTGATGATGGATCACATGGGGGATGTGTCGTTCTGGAACGAAGCGGCCGAAAAGATATTCGGGTACAAGGCAGAAGAAGTAACGGGAAAACCGATTCATGACGCAGTCTTGCCGCCCGACTCGGACACGAATCACATGGAGATCATGGAAGAGTTCAGGAAAACCGGCCAGTCGAGACTCTTCGGCGAAGTCCTCAGTATGATCGCGGGCAGGAAGGACGGTTCGAGATTCCCTGTAGAGATGACGATCTCGCCGGTGATGATCGAGGGAAAAGTAAACGTAGTCGGAATCATCAGGGACGTTTCCAAGAGAATAGACGCGGAGAAGAGATTGAGAGAATCCAGGGAAAGGTGGACTCTCCATATTGATAATACACCGTTGGGATTCATTCAGTGGGACACTGATTTCAGGGTGATCGAATGGAACCCGGCAGCTGAAGCCATATTTGGATACTCTCTCGAAGAAGCCAGCGGTAGGAGAAGCGATGAACTGGTTATTCCCGAAGATGTCATTCCTTCTGTCGCAGATGTGTGGCAGAAACTTCTTAAGCAGAGAGGTGGCACCAGAAGCACGAACGAGAATATCACTAAAGACGGCAGGGTCATCCTGTGTGACTGGTTTAATACGACCCTTGTAAACGACGATGGGAAAGTGATCGGAGTATCCTCTCTGATAAGGGATGTGACCGAGATAAGGAAGGCCGAGGAGGATATCAGGAAACAGAGCGCGGCTCTCGAACAGGCGTTCGACGGTATCGCGGTCGTGGGGATGGATGACAGGATCCAGTTTGTCAATACCTCGTGGGCCAGGATGCATGGATATACGGCGGAGGAGTTGACAGGGCAGGATTATTCGATAAGCCATACGGAAGAACAGTCAAGAGGAGAAGTGGCTTTATTGCTCAAGGAACTGGAAAGGAACGGGGGGGCCAGCGCAGAAGTGGGGCATCGTCGTAAGGACGAATCTGTTTTTCCTTCGAGGATGACACTGAGCAGGCTTATGGACGAGCGCGGCAAGCCCGCAGGTATCATCGTTACTGTACAGGATATTTCAGAGCGAAAGAAATTGCTCAGTCAATTGTTGCAGTCACAGAGAGTCGAGTCGATCGGTCTGTTGGCCGGCGGCATTGCCCACGATTTCAATAACCTGCTCTCTCCGATACTCGGGTATTCGGAAATGCTGCTTACGGAGTTGTCACCCGAAGATCCGCGAGCTGACGATATCACACAAATCAAAATGGCCGCCGAGAGGGGCAGGGACCTTACAAGACAGCTTCTTGCTTTCGGCAGGAAGCAGATGCTTGAAGTGAAGAAAGTCGACATGTGCGGGATCCTGACTGGATTTGAAAAGATACTCAGGAGAACAATAAGGGAAGATATTGTCCTTGAAATAAATCTTCTGATGGAACCAGCGATGATCGAGGTCGATGTAACGCAGATAGAGATGATCCTGATGAACCTTGCAGTCAATGCCATGGACGCAATGCCGAATGGTGGCAGGATAACCATAACCGTATCCGAGACCCTGCTTGAGGAATCTTCGATACAGATGCGTCCGGGGACTGTACCTGGAAGGTATGTAGAGCTTTCTTTCAGTGATACAGGTGAGGGGATGGATGAGGAGACGGCGAGTCGCGTGTTCGAGCCATTTTACACGACAAAGGAGCAGGGGAAGGGAACAGGACTCGGACTGTCGACCGTTTACGGAATCGTACAGCAGCATAAAGGCAATATCTGGCTTTACAGCGAAAAGAATATCGGTACAACATTCAGAATCTATCTGCCAAAAGTCGAGGTAGTCAGTCCTGCCGTGAATGAGGACAAAAAAGCCCTTTCCGAGGAAGTGGGAGGTAGCGAGACGATCCTTGTAGTTGAGGATGAGGATATTGTAAGGGCCCTGGTCTCGAGGATACTCACACGCTGCGGATATCGGGTCATCCAGTATGCGAGGCCGGTGGAATGTCTCAGAAGTCTGCAGTCGTTTTCGGACAGGATAGACTTGCTCCTGACCGATGTGGTCATGCCTGGAATGAATGGCAGAGAACTCTATGACAAGCTTGCAGGGAAGATACCAGGTCTTCGCGTGATCTATATGTCCGGATACACTGACGATGTGATCGTCCACCAGGGGATCATTGATGATGGTGTTGAATATATCCAGAAACCGTTCTCAAACAATGATCTTTCCCTGAAAATAAGAAAATCACTGGATACTGCCGGGCCCACAACAGCGGTATGA
- a CDS encoding PhzF family phenazine biosynthesis protein has protein sequence MKDIILKRIDVFTTDPFCGNPAGIVTNADGLSTDSMQALAAEMKMNLIELAYVSECRGKNDFSVRFFTPDKELEISGHVMLAACYALIEEGRIKLSDGMTRVPFETLVGSIPLDVYFRSDYESGIDLNEDESGLRLDSGQGNSGILQKIMISQPRYSFTHCDIPVEDIAEVLGIDAAEIRSAGLPFVKASNEIDWLIIPIRNKETIAAMRPDLIKLGMLNRKYNTFSNQIFSLDTFDSTCITYSRNFSPAMGLWEDPASATGSAGLGSYLRKFDITGLDSMVMQQGNETDSLARILVEVDGKGSDISIRVGGLAVKSIERKIDPSSMELV, from the coding sequence ATGAAAGACATTATCTTAAAAAGAATAGACGTATTCACGACGGATCCCTTCTGTGGTAATCCGGCCGGGATCGTCACAAATGCAGACGGCCTGTCCACCGATTCCATGCAGGCTCTGGCTGCCGAGATGAAGATGAACCTGATCGAGTTGGCCTATGTCTCGGAATGCCGCGGAAAAAACGACTTCTCTGTGCGTTTCTTTACTCCTGACAAGGAACTGGAGATCAGCGGCCACGTCATGCTCGCAGCCTGCTATGCCCTGATCGAGGAAGGCAGGATAAAACTTTCGGACGGAATGACAAGAGTCCCATTCGAGACACTCGTAGGCAGTATTCCGCTGGATGTCTACTTCAGGTCTGACTACGAATCAGGAATAGACTTGAATGAGGACGAATCCGGCCTGAGGCTGGATTCAGGTCAGGGGAACAGCGGCATTCTCCAGAAGATCATGATATCTCAACCACGATACTCATTTACGCACTGTGATATCCCTGTCGAAGACATCGCGGAAGTACTGGGAATCGACGCCGCGGAGATAAGGTCAGCGGGGCTGCCATTTGTCAAGGCAAGCAATGAGATCGACTGGCTCATCATCCCCATCAGGAATAAAGAGACGATCGCTGCGATGCGTCCTGATCTCATCAAGCTGGGAATGCTCAATCGAAAATACAATACGTTCAGCAACCAGATCTTTTCCCTGGATACTTTCGACTCCACTTGCATCACATACTCCCGGAACTTCAGCCCGGCAATGGGGCTCTGGGAAGACCCGGCCTCCGCTACCGGATCGGCGGGACTGGGATCATACCTGAGAAAATTCGATATAACAGGCTTGGATTCCATGGTCATGCAGCAGGGCAACGAAACAGACAGCCTCGCACGCATACTGGTGGAGGTCGATGGAAAAGGCAGCGACATATCTATCCGTGTTGGCGGCCTTGCCGTCAAATCAATCGAGAGAAAGATCGATCCATCATCGATGGAACTGGTTTAA
- a CDS encoding DUF1080 domain-containing protein has protein sequence MRRVLIMGRLVLGMVVAVLVVSGADASASGNEEGIIPFDTEHWDFLSAKVTEFQGRECLMGFALLKDVEFGDGVLEVDMAVTEARSYAGFVFRISGRGNYEHFYVRAHREGLYGDDLQYAPVTNGISSWQLYSGAGFSAAWDPPDNEWFNVRLEVKGSQARVFINGEEVPRLEIDHLQHGVSQGRVGVQGQMNGSAYFSNFRFTPGDDLVFDEPEPMDPTPGLVRDWKISQVFRVLDLNIDTKFDEKELGIAWSNISTDETGLVDVAKKYSRTGREPDVIFARTTIRSDRKERREYKFGYSDYIAVFLNGDLLFNGLSGYRQRDPSFVGIVGLFDGVYLPLKKGKNDLVVMIAESFGGWGFIAQDAMAEFLAEEVSRGWKVEKGLRMPESVVYDRKRKSIYVSNFDQFNFRNPAISQFITRLDIDGSIRELKWVDGLVNPTGMILSGGSLFVVERTGVTEIDPDTGEVLGRNLIPGVIFLNDIAIDDKGNQYVSDTEKNVIFRYDGEKWEQWMTAPAIDNPNALLFHDGLLYVGNNGKKELLAVELKNGKSKVAARLGEGIIDGIQVEKNGSLLVSHWEGKLFRVRPGGEIKLLFDTRTLQQNTADFGFIPEKNMVLIPTFRDSKVVSYKLD, from the coding sequence ATGAGACGAGTCTTGATCATGGGAAGACTGGTTTTGGGAATGGTAGTGGCGGTTCTTGTTGTCAGTGGCGCGGATGCCTCGGCCTCAGGTAATGAGGAAGGAATCATACCTTTCGATACCGAGCACTGGGATTTTCTTTCGGCAAAAGTGACCGAGTTTCAGGGCAGGGAATGTCTGATGGGGTTCGCTCTACTCAAAGATGTCGAATTCGGAGACGGTGTTCTTGAAGTCGACATGGCTGTTACAGAAGCGAGATCATACGCTGGCTTCGTCTTCAGGATATCAGGGCGGGGTAATTATGAGCATTTCTATGTGCGAGCACACAGAGAGGGACTTTACGGGGACGACCTTCAGTATGCACCGGTCACGAACGGGATATCCAGCTGGCAGTTGTACAGCGGTGCCGGGTTTTCTGCGGCATGGGATCCTCCAGACAATGAGTGGTTTAATGTAAGGCTCGAGGTCAAGGGTTCACAGGCCAGAGTTTTTATAAATGGTGAAGAAGTCCCCAGGCTGGAAATAGACCATCTTCAGCATGGTGTGTCACAGGGGAGGGTCGGAGTGCAGGGGCAGATGAACGGCAGCGCCTATTTCTCGAATTTCAGATTTACTCCCGGTGACGATCTCGTATTCGACGAACCTGAGCCGATGGATCCCACCCCTGGCCTGGTCAGGGACTGGAAGATCTCCCAGGTGTTCAGGGTGCTTGACCTGAATATCGATACGAAGTTCGATGAGAAAGAACTGGGGATAGCGTGGAGTAATATCAGCACAGATGAAACGGGCCTGGTCGATGTGGCGAAAAAATATTCGAGAACGGGCAGGGAACCTGATGTGATCTTCGCCAGGACCACTATCCGTTCGGACAGAAAAGAGAGAAGAGAATATAAATTCGGTTACAGTGACTATATCGCTGTCTTCCTGAACGGGGACCTTCTTTTCAACGGATTGAGCGGTTATCGTCAGAGAGACCCTTCATTCGTGGGGATAGTCGGGCTTTTCGACGGAGTATATCTTCCTCTCAAGAAGGGGAAGAACGACCTCGTCGTGATGATCGCAGAGAGTTTCGGAGGCTGGGGCTTCATAGCTCAGGATGCCATGGCGGAATTCCTCGCTGAGGAAGTCAGCAGGGGATGGAAGGTGGAAAAGGGATTAAGGATGCCCGAATCGGTCGTATACGACAGGAAGAGAAAATCGATCTATGTCAGCAACTTCGACCAGTTCAACTTCAGAAACCCGGCGATCTCCCAGTTTATTACAAGGCTCGACATCGATGGGAGTATCAGGGAACTGAAATGGGTGGACGGCCTCGTCAATCCTACTGGAATGATATTGTCCGGGGGAAGTCTATTTGTTGTCGAAAGGACAGGTGTCACCGAGATAGATCCTGATACCGGGGAGGTTCTCGGCAGGAACTTGATTCCAGGCGTAATCTTCCTCAATGATATTGCGATCGACGACAAGGGTAACCAGTATGTTTCCGATACGGAAAAAAATGTGATATTCAGGTATGATGGCGAGAAATGGGAGCAGTGGATGACTGCACCTGCTATAGATAACCCGAATGCGCTTCTATTTCATGACGGCCTGCTTTATGTGGGAAATAACGGAAAGAAGGAACTGCTGGCGGTCGAATTGAAAAACGGAAAGAGCAAAGTAGCTGCCAGACTGGGAGAGGGAATCATCGATGGTATACAAGTGGAGAAGAACGGTTCGCTTCTCGTCTCCCACTGGGAAGGTAAATTATTCAGAGTAAGACCTGGAGGAGAAATCAAATTACTCTTCGATACGAGGACTTTGCAACAGAACACGGCTGATTTCGGGTTCATACCCGAGAAGAATATGGTGTTGATCCCTACTTTCAGAGATAGCAAGGTCGTTTCTTACAAGCTCGATTGA
- a CDS encoding ATP-grasp domain-containing protein, with protein sequence MIILEKPYVSGILVEMLERLQVPVLRNSMGEEIAREHDIRLMDEDTFINLFRDSEKPLLYSNSEDAIGWMENKLSFSSLPGMIELCKDKVSYRKLLQDEYPDFFFASIDYETLPGLDTSTLKKPFIIKPAIGFFSLGVYRVDSDDEWPEVLANIQRDVERVRGMYPREVLDTRRFIIEELIDGDEYAVDLYYDSEGNPVILNILYHIFKSDADMSDRTYVTSQEVIERCHDIFEGRLRKFGELAGLKNVPMHVEYRLDDGKLVPIEANPMRFAAWCTTDIGYHAWGINTVEYFLEGKKPDWKEIFSTREGKVYPLNVALVPEDIDIEDVKDIDYEGFASNYGSLLEMRKMDFRKYRVFAFTFSETDENNREEIDRILRADLHPYVVT encoded by the coding sequence ATGATTATACTCGAAAAACCGTATGTATCGGGGATACTGGTGGAAATGCTGGAAAGACTGCAAGTGCCGGTCCTGAGAAACAGCATGGGTGAAGAAATAGCTCGGGAACATGATATCAGGCTGATGGATGAAGATACGTTTATTAACCTTTTCAGGGATAGTGAAAAGCCTTTGCTTTACAGCAATTCGGAAGACGCGATCGGTTGGATGGAGAATAAGCTGAGCTTCAGCAGCCTTCCGGGGATGATAGAACTTTGCAAGGACAAGGTGAGTTATAGAAAGCTGCTACAGGACGAATATCCCGATTTCTTTTTCGCTTCGATAGATTACGAGACACTTCCTGGTCTCGATACTTCCACGCTGAAAAAACCGTTCATCATAAAACCGGCTATTGGTTTCTTTTCGCTCGGTGTCTATAGGGTCGATTCCGACGATGAATGGCCTGAGGTGCTTGCCAACATACAAAGGGATGTCGAAAGGGTCAGGGGGATGTATCCGCGAGAGGTACTCGATACCAGACGGTTCATCATCGAAGAACTGATCGATGGTGACGAGTACGCTGTCGATCTGTATTACGACTCCGAAGGCAATCCGGTGATCCTGAACATACTTTACCATATTTTCAAGTCGGACGCAGATATGAGCGATCGTACATATGTCACTTCGCAGGAAGTCATCGAGCGCTGCCACGATATATTCGAAGGTAGACTGAGAAAGTTCGGAGAGCTTGCAGGGCTGAAGAATGTCCCGATGCATGTGGAGTACAGGCTGGACGACGGCAAGCTGGTGCCGATAGAAGCCAATCCGATGCGTTTCGCGGCATGGTGCACGACCGATATTGGATACCATGCCTGGGGGATCAATACGGTCGAGTATTTTCTTGAGGGGAAAAAGCCGGACTGGAAGGAGATCTTCAGTACGAGAGAGGGTAAGGTATATCCTCTCAATGTAGCACTGGTTCCTGAAGACATAGATATCGAGGATGTCAAGGATATCGATTATGAAGGATTCGCTTCGAATTACGGAAGCCTTCTCGAGATGAGGAAGATGGATTTTAGAAAATATCGCGTATTTGCTTTTACCTTTTCAGAGACAGACGAGAATAATCGCGAAGAGATCGACAGGATACTCAGGGCCGATCTGCATCCTTACGTCGTGACCTGA